Proteins encoded by one window of Sphaerochaeta sp.:
- a CDS encoding Arc family DNA-binding protein, protein MKTEADKGNGEGKKQILLRLSPSLWRDLAAWAEDDFRSINGQIEFLLTECVRKRKGLKDDPNEKGEG, encoded by the coding sequence ATGAAGACGGAAGCGGACAAGGGAAACGGGGAAGGGAAGAAGCAGATTCTGCTTCGGCTCTCTCCTTCGCTGTGGCGGGATCTCGCCGCCTGGGCGGAGGATGATTTCCGGTCGATCAACGGGCAGATCGAATTCCTGTTGACGGAGTGTGTCCGGAAGCGCAAAGGGCTGAAAGACGATCCAAACGAGAAAGGGGAAGGGTGA
- a CDS encoding SPFH domain-containing protein, protein METKLTDVREHVLNRPMNGMAALVINTLLVTATIVVFCLLVTYRQMEGMDLVWTIVTGIYGFGVGPILYAGLKVVKPNEALVLTLFGSYYWTIKRDGFFFVNPFATAFNPAAGTKPSTGDATEAISPLTGKKNMANRKISLKAMTLNNQKQKVNDSLGNPVVIGVVVVWRVVDTAKAVFNVDNYIEYLSIQCDAALRNVVRMFPYDAADEEGEKSLRGSSQEVADDLAKELQKKVDIAGLRVEEARITHLSYAPEIAAAMLQRQQATAIIAARQKIVEGAVGMVEMALGQLSEHKVVQLDDERKAAMVSNLLVVLCGNKDAQPVVNSGSIY, encoded by the coding sequence ATGGAAACCAAGCTGACCGATGTCAGGGAACATGTGCTAAACCGGCCGATGAACGGGATGGCCGCTCTGGTGATCAATACGTTGCTGGTCACCGCGACGATCGTCGTCTTCTGCCTGCTGGTGACCTACCGGCAGATGGAGGGGATGGACCTTGTCTGGACGATTGTCACCGGAATCTATGGATTCGGGGTGGGGCCGATCCTCTACGCCGGGCTGAAGGTGGTCAAGCCCAATGAGGCGTTGGTGCTTACCCTGTTCGGTTCGTACTACTGGACGATCAAACGGGACGGATTCTTTTTCGTCAATCCGTTCGCCACGGCGTTCAATCCGGCGGCGGGAACCAAGCCTTCCACCGGAGACGCCACCGAGGCGATTTCTCCGTTGACGGGGAAAAAGAACATGGCGAACCGGAAGATTTCCCTGAAGGCGATGACGCTGAACAACCAGAAACAGAAAGTAAATGACAGTCTGGGCAACCCGGTGGTCATCGGTGTGGTGGTGGTCTGGCGGGTTGTGGATACGGCCAAGGCGGTGTTCAACGTGGACAACTACATCGAGTACCTGTCCATCCAGTGTGACGCCGCCCTGCGCAACGTAGTCAGGATGTTCCCCTACGACGCGGCGGATGAGGAAGGGGAGAAATCCCTTCGGGGCAGCAGCCAGGAGGTCGCCGATGATCTTGCCAAGGAACTGCAAAAAAAGGTGGATATCGCCGGCTTGAGGGTGGAAGAAGCCAGGATCACCCACCTGTCCTACGCGCCGGAGATCGCCGCTGCGATGCTGCAGCGCCAGCAGGCGACGGCGATCATCGCCGCCCGGCAGAAAATCGTCGAGGGCGCCGTCGGCATGGTGGAGATGGCGTTGGGACAGCTCAGCGAGCACAAGGTCGTCCAGCTGGACGATGAGCGCAAGGCCGCGATGGTCAGCAACCTGCTGGTCGTGCTGTGTGGCAACAAAGACGCCCAGCCGGTGGTCAACAGCGGATCGATCTACTGA